One window from the genome of Fulvivirga lutea encodes:
- a CDS encoding DUF7832 domain-containing protein has product MTVEKKDIQKTIYDNAKSHFLGNFPDSLPIEQAYVHIGMYLGWVIDNDLYSEYFEEEADMQIFRFKRREISCTILSEIWDGYLGFELFNKNGNMFTYYYYGGGLYRNDYDEVLVKKLPSIYHVKDSWENYNEIQSRITVRYNDWKKLVGK; this is encoded by the coding sequence ATGACGGTAGAAAAAAAAGACATCCAAAAGACCATCTACGATAATGCGAAAAGCCATTTTCTAGGAAATTTTCCTGATTCTTTACCCATTGAGCAAGCCTATGTACACATAGGTATGTATTTGGGTTGGGTTATAGATAATGACTTATACTCTGAATATTTCGAAGAAGAAGCTGATATGCAAATCTTTAGATTTAAACGAAGAGAAATATCCTGCACTATTTTAAGTGAGATATGGGATGGTTATTTAGGGTTTGAGCTGTTCAATAAAAATGGTAATATGTTTACTTACTATTATTATGGTGGTGGGCTATACAGAAATGATTATGACGAAGTGTTAGTTAAGAAACTACCCTCAATTTATCACGTGAAAGACTCATGGGAGAATTACAATGAAATTCAGAGCAGAATTACCGTGAGATATAACGACTGGAAGAAATTGGTTGGAAAATAA
- a CDS encoding nucleoside recognition domain-containing protein, with translation MTLNYIWFAFFIVAFLTALVKVIFFGDTQVFTDIVNSTFEMSKTGFEISIYLTGVMALWLGLMKIGEEGGMVRILSRLVGPFFSKLFPDIPKDHPAQGAIIMNFSANILGLDNAATPLGLKAMNEMQELNTDKEKASNSQIMFLVLNTSGLSIIPLTILVDRSVLNASNPTDVFLPILLATFCSTIVGLITVSIYQKINLWDRVILSYLGGLTLFIGLLVYYLTTLNPAELDRFSGFASNFIIFSIMISFLVLGFKNKVDLYGTFIEGAKEGFQIAVKIIPYLIAILVGIGVFRASGAMDYLIEGLRIIVSASGLNTDFVDALPVAVMKPLSGGAARGMMIETIKTHGADSFVGQMASVFRGATETTFYIVAVYFGSVNIKNIRYAITAGLIADIAGIIAAIVFGYMFFH, from the coding sequence ATGACCCTAAACTACATCTGGTTTGCTTTCTTTATCGTTGCGTTTCTAACAGCTCTTGTAAAAGTTATCTTCTTTGGAGATACGCAGGTATTTACTGACATTGTGAACTCAACTTTTGAGATGTCAAAAACCGGTTTTGAGATATCCATTTACCTGACTGGTGTCATGGCCTTATGGCTGGGCTTAATGAAAATTGGAGAAGAGGGTGGCATGGTTAGAATTCTATCGCGACTTGTAGGTCCTTTTTTCTCAAAATTGTTTCCTGACATACCTAAAGATCATCCCGCTCAGGGAGCTATTATCATGAATTTTTCGGCAAATATCTTAGGACTCGATAATGCTGCCACTCCACTTGGCTTGAAAGCCATGAATGAAATGCAGGAGTTGAATACCGACAAAGAAAAGGCTTCCAACTCTCAAATAATGTTTTTGGTGTTAAATACTTCAGGCTTATCCATCATTCCCCTAACCATTTTAGTGGATAGGTCAGTACTTAATGCAAGCAATCCTACAGACGTATTTTTACCTATCCTGTTGGCTACTTTTTGCTCAACGATAGTGGGACTGATCACCGTTTCAATTTATCAAAAAATTAATCTTTGGGATAGGGTAATTCTCTCCTATCTGGGTGGTTTAACTTTGTTTATAGGCTTACTTGTTTATTACCTAACAACACTTAATCCTGCAGAATTAGACAGGTTTTCCGGCTTTGCCAGTAACTTTATTATCTTTTCAATAATGATCAGCTTCTTAGTATTAGGCTTTAAAAATAAAGTGGACTTATATGGTACGTTCATTGAAGGAGCCAAAGAAGGCTTCCAAATAGCTGTTAAAATTATTCCTTACTTAATTGCCATACTCGTTGGCATTGGAGTTTTCAGAGCCTCAGGCGCCATGGATTATTTAATTGAAGGCTTGCGAATAATAGTGAGTGCCAGTGGATTGAATACTGACTTTGTGGACGCCCTCCCGGTTGCTGTAATGAAACCATTGAGTGGCGGAGCTGCCAGAGGTATGATGATTGAGACAATTAAAACCCATGGAGCGGATTCATTTGTGGGACAAATGGCGAGTGTGTTTCGTGGAGCGACAGAAACAACATTTTATATTGTGGCTGTTTACTTTGGATCTGTGAATATCAAAAATATTAGGTATGCAATAACCGCTGGGTTAATTGCGGACATAGCAGGCATAATTGCTGCAATAGTTTTTGGTTATATGTTTTTCCATTAA
- a CDS encoding T9SS type A sorting domain-containing protein, with protein MKKFLLSTLLFLFFTSTFSQTGPAGIGTGDGSSGPRNVLWLRSDAGVTQSGTVSAWADQSGNGLNAVQATSGLRPTYTASNASLNGLPSMNFGPSGTTNFHLAIPDNDLLDGSPGMSFFIVLNPSSNGTYGILNKRTTAGSNQAYRIYRNGGNLTSDISNGGAANITLSNAPNIFSSVYDQTLAGNKYNLYVNSTNNSSANVTTTLPNEASPLYIGNFNLSDNRSFDGDIAEVIVYQDALNAPERIIVENYLSQKYAITIGANDYFSSGDAAYANDLVGIGTVDGTTKSAQSGFSDALQIEELNGSLNSANEFVFIAHDNTAHAQNNTSNLGEVEITDRWARSWYLQASSSTSLELRFDFGTAGLAPVGSATDYVLLYRPDLSSNFTRVSVNGYSIENTDQLVVDASNISLPSGYYTIGRGAQLIPVNIYSFTSGNWNNPLTWTTDPSGLLRVPVTGLVPTSSDNVTILTGDNVTMDSDDNDGLNLEVAGSLIIGTTTGHDFFNIKGSGTIRISGNGGLDNFPTGGTALFADSIVGGTVEIRGSGLSLNQNRQFNNVILNLDAASNVATLLADYTVNGDLTLTRGILQINDNSANSRTINTYGDVSVGSNAELNVGTGNARHEFNFYGDFVNQGRAEFTNRVATNYGAEATDGIVDANFLSDVKDQSIDCFGVTNFYRIEIDKGEDQTYILDINSSSAANFNLFGPADYGHGSIAQLTTNDNALGLLRGTVRLNTNVDVPVLNNTGNYNISEAARLWVNGGSAAKPSGTAIVPYGTIQLSGGTIDAPINSGITTRANGNIVVSDGVLTTRQIRTSVNGPTNIGGYTQSGGVVNVTGGSVNQDYYTFSLSYPGNTFNMSGGTLNVEGASDRGLIFINSDPGNISVTGGTVNAISTNTKISKITSKAPFWDLTISNSLNSTNSNARIAVTTGSTGTGANESTIFDPDLVVLHDLSILTGTIRNDGTSTYGGYLDLCYDYDLDGTDDCVDIFVGSDLTINDNAVIDVFSNEADNANSSTLTFDSNVYGIFYVGDITTLDYTLTGYEDPDNATSNIYDDYRLPLYNLVIDKDGATLQLAAKDPGLEDNPPTDPLTSTGGKNLDSNDARLLYIRNGLTVASSSTLNQIDPTGSGIYGYIVRVYASEINVDGNLLVYEQGVNPTNSFLEIREQNPDGNPATDVGDIITINSTDGSTIGNLVVDLGNDELHLGSDLEVTRFVYRHGGVNLGTHNLKVDILDLNTESNGDNERLRTGNSEYLFGLNTSGARQYFYTAGNASDGGLSIKVPRVTNLGGADDTQNIGFDPSYDNFNDEYQNPDLLWFPIGIADRYTPALMWVVDDAAVTYSGDEYVTVRPVDGELKTTDLSGGDLLSYYWRVGHEGFDGGIPTVSWLFQYDQDDVVGTESNYVPGKVLDGDTYQRSYDGTTQAVKEAGNSGNGSANDGTENNNLQGNAPGNVIVFNGLNTGTTLPLPGNVADDNIDTGTGDEIFQGFNVDDNWDPQFPNVGFSLENANYTAGAAARFIGAPQIFYSRNTSQANWTSTSAWSLTRDGGAAGDYPRDGDIAILTRDNGGAGDPTTYGAGVFSINNGTGPVNIAQLVFDDYDPVNNNFISGCPRVIFDTNGSYAAYNSNFGTVVVTDRHIDGGNPQTTHGSVIQYNINSSYTGIFPGGDFGDFNDDENALVIYAWDGGTGTATLSASATEYPLLWFAGGNSTNRIVQFPDVDVTVNGRANLNGDMLIRVNNDASRTLTFKNNVEIGSGCCGSGFFEFEGSSTGDQTVVIEGDLSFNSTNGGQLRLVNNSLSNDHRLIVEGNITVPSTGTMNLGNGTNSVIDLELRGEGNNTFTNSGSVTLHRMIVNKGTDKSNSFSFNDSFTINGSTNGATKAIEIQNGTLVFNDAVINVNLTTGGDDFNIPSTGGLQITQGTANVSGDDSGIYLDGCLIVDGGTLDMDDAVGNGNNYIEYSASGNAILEISSGSLNVGSQIRPITTANTGVLKYRQTGGDVRIGTQAGPTNNRGMLQIYNAGSEFTYTGGTLAIERHQDSPSIAALYLDPDESDVTGTINIFNANTPAGQTNFGINSTITLADLNINGNSGNSPTARLRVNPLTVGGSFTINSGSTFNAAGIDLNLEDNFINDGTFTASANTTSFTSTTTQSISGSSNTTFFNFTKVNAGSLDVDASIIVDGFFIHSEGTINSGTNTIDLNGNAVLEGGHTSAGGEGIKFSGSALQQLFRSTAGTSEVGIITVENSNGVEIPPGNGYNFNINGGLRLNGGVFDIGGSNILFGASADITPVQPFSVSNMIRTNSSFADKGVGKVFAASSSSDFTYPLGQTFYTPTFIDFGTSGASGGTIFVSPANEYHPTIDDGNDLTASGDINNVLQYYWTLTATGFGSGDFAADVDFTYNDALVLAADGAESDYIAARILAFNNPTNEINKFTTAEVDEALNTISFTFSGDNANGISGDYFAGIDLAIPNNVATYTVDTNGNYNADVYDVAVPGGGAPTGSVVIIPSGFTLTVNQDNTSFYRTEIQAGGVLEIADGTSNHRLGILDGTGDLRIISNGISADLPAFSGNFLSCSGGGLEYAGTGSYPILGGVTEIRNLTLSGSGDRDFPNNNMDICESLLINGPTVNLSDGRTLSVNQDIVINGGILNTGTSIINVAGDVTILGGAFDEENGGSITIEGDLTIQGGTYISGTSGNLFLEGDFIYISGIYNSGSGTNRVRMAGSTAQNISGDFTGASSIYRLQVNNSAGINIQSGSVEISNLLILSNGIIVTNGNSLLINSTGGIAPSIGRLNSYINGRLSIVVNGSEDFPIGSSTQWRPISVNSASVGGLTWEAEYFQRNPTADPLVDNLTPTNSSIQTISSGEYWKISDGNVAASGVTARVGLSWGAASDVSTVLAEREELEVMIWNDALSSWDNLDGTSFSSGHTQSEGRFVAVSNNSFSEQIFTLGSTTANNPLPVTLVSFDGMLTDESVLLKWKTSTEINNDYFELQRSANGLDYETLAVIQGNGNSTRLIEYTYSDVKPMAGNNYYRLKQVDFDGKVTIDHRVVLVEYIPQNFTLLFNVYPNPTSENNINVRVTANQDVPVRLELFDLFGKKVFSNEYSSSELYDDIKVQPTEQLNQGIYIIRLEQLDKSITKRLIITK; from the coding sequence ATGAAAAAATTTTTACTGTCCACACTCTTATTTTTATTTTTTACGAGTACATTTTCACAAACCGGCCCTGCAGGTATTGGAACTGGAGATGGCTCATCAGGCCCCAGAAATGTTCTGTGGCTTAGATCAGACGCAGGAGTTACTCAATCTGGAACTGTCTCAGCTTGGGCTGACCAGTCTGGTAATGGATTAAATGCCGTTCAGGCAACGAGTGGCTTACGACCTACATATACAGCTTCTAATGCTAGTCTCAATGGATTGCCTTCAATGAATTTTGGCCCAAGCGGGACAACCAATTTTCATTTAGCAATACCAGATAATGATCTTTTAGATGGATCTCCTGGCATGTCTTTCTTTATTGTATTAAACCCTTCTTCTAATGGTACTTATGGGATTCTAAACAAAAGAACGACTGCTGGCTCCAACCAGGCGTATAGAATTTATAGAAATGGAGGTAATTTAACTTCTGATATTAGTAATGGTGGAGCTGCTAATATTACATTAAGTAACGCACCAAATATCTTTTCTAGTGTTTATGACCAGACTTTGGCTGGCAATAAATATAATCTATATGTCAACTCAACAAACAATAGTAGCGCAAATGTTACTACAACTTTGCCTAATGAAGCTTCACCATTGTACATTGGTAACTTTAACTTAAGTGATAATAGAAGTTTTGATGGTGATATTGCTGAAGTAATTGTTTATCAAGATGCATTAAATGCACCAGAACGAATCATTGTAGAGAATTATTTGAGCCAAAAGTATGCTATTACAATTGGTGCTAATGATTACTTTTCTTCTGGAGATGCTGCCTATGCTAATGATTTAGTAGGAATAGGAACGGTTGATGGAACAACTAAGAGTGCACAATCCGGATTTTCCGATGCACTACAAATTGAAGAATTAAATGGCAGTTTAAATAGTGCTAACGAGTTTGTTTTCATTGCTCATGATAATACAGCACATGCACAGAACAATACATCCAATCTTGGAGAAGTAGAAATTACAGACCGTTGGGCAAGAAGTTGGTACCTGCAAGCCTCTTCCAGTACAAGTTTAGAGCTAAGGTTTGATTTTGGAACAGCTGGTTTGGCTCCAGTAGGTAGTGCAACGGATTATGTTCTATTATATCGTCCTGATTTAAGCTCAAATTTCACAAGAGTTTCAGTAAATGGTTATTCAATTGAGAACACAGATCAGCTTGTAGTTGATGCTAGCAATATCAGTTTACCTTCAGGTTATTACACCATAGGAAGAGGCGCACAACTAATTCCTGTAAATATATATTCTTTTACTTCGGGTAATTGGAATAATCCTTTGACCTGGACCACAGACCCTTCTGGATTGTTAAGAGTGCCAGTAACAGGTTTAGTACCAACATCATCGGATAATGTGACAATTCTTACAGGTGACAATGTTACAATGGACTCAGACGATAATGACGGTCTGAACTTAGAAGTGGCCGGTAGTTTAATAATTGGTACAACTACAGGTCATGACTTTTTTAATATTAAAGGATCTGGTACTATAAGAATTTCAGGAAATGGCGGTTTGGATAATTTTCCAACAGGAGGCACAGCTCTTTTTGCCGATTCAATTGTAGGTGGAACCGTTGAAATTAGAGGTTCAGGACTTTCTCTTAATCAAAATAGGCAATTTAATAATGTCATTCTCAATCTCGATGCTGCATCGAATGTTGCAACACTTCTAGCCGATTATACTGTAAATGGAGATTTGACATTGACTAGAGGTATTCTGCAAATAAATGATAATAGCGCCAACTCAAGAACTATTAATACCTATGGAGACGTAAGTGTAGGCTCAAACGCAGAGCTCAATGTAGGTACAGGTAATGCTAGGCATGAGTTTAATTTTTATGGTGACTTCGTAAATCAAGGAAGGGCAGAGTTTACGAATAGAGTTGCTACCAATTATGGTGCAGAAGCAACGGACGGTATAGTTGATGCCAACTTCCTAAGTGACGTTAAAGACCAATCTATTGATTGTTTTGGCGTTACTAATTTTTATCGAATAGAAATTGATAAAGGTGAAGATCAAACCTATATTCTTGATATTAACTCATCATCTGCGGCTAATTTTAACTTATTTGGTCCGGCAGATTATGGCCACGGTTCTATAGCACAACTTACAACAAATGACAATGCACTAGGACTTTTACGAGGTACAGTTAGATTAAACACTAATGTCGATGTACCAGTTTTAAATAATACTGGAAATTATAACATATCAGAAGCTGCCAGATTGTGGGTAAATGGTGGTTCAGCCGCAAAGCCTTCTGGAACAGCTATAGTTCCATATGGTACGATACAACTATCTGGAGGTACTATTGATGCACCAATAAACAGCGGTATAACAACAAGAGCTAATGGAAATATTGTGGTTTCTGATGGTGTTTTAACTACTAGACAAATTAGAACATCCGTAAATGGTCCAACTAATATCGGTGGATATACACAATCAGGTGGTGTAGTGAATGTCACGGGAGGCTCAGTGAATCAGGATTATTATACGTTTAGCTTGTCTTACCCTGGGAATACATTCAATATGTCTGGAGGAACTTTAAATGTTGAAGGGGCCTCTGATCGAGGATTAATTTTTATTAATAGTGATCCAGGCAATATCAGTGTTACTGGCGGAACGGTGAATGCAATTTCTACGAATACGAAAATATCTAAAATAACATCAAAGGCACCTTTTTGGGATCTAACAATAAGTAACAGTTTAAATAGTACAAATTCCAATGCACGTATTGCGGTTACAACCGGTTCAACCGGAACAGGAGCTAACGAAAGCACTATATTTGATCCAGATTTAGTAGTACTTCACGATTTATCAATTCTTACAGGAACTATAAGAAATGATGGTACAAGTACGTATGGCGGGTATCTGGATTTATGCTATGATTACGATTTAGACGGCACTGACGATTGTGTAGATATATTTGTTGGAAGTGATTTAACGATTAATGATAACGCGGTTATTGACGTATTCTCAAATGAAGCTGATAATGCCAACAGTTCTACGTTAACTTTTGACAGTAATGTGTATGGAATATTCTATGTGGGCGATATTACAACTCTTGACTATACTCTGACTGGCTATGAAGACCCTGATAACGCAACTAGCAATATTTATGATGATTATAGACTTCCGCTTTACAATTTAGTAATTGATAAAGATGGTGCAACACTTCAATTGGCAGCTAAAGATCCTGGATTAGAGGATAACCCGCCTACAGATCCACTGACAAGCACAGGGGGTAAAAATCTTGATTCTAATGACGCAAGGTTACTTTACATTCGTAACGGACTTACAGTTGCCTCTAGTTCAACCCTAAATCAAATTGATCCGACAGGCAGTGGTATTTATGGGTATATAGTTAGAGTATATGCTTCAGAGATAAATGTTGATGGTAATTTGTTAGTTTACGAACAAGGTGTAAATCCTACTAATTCATTTTTGGAGATAAGAGAACAAAATCCCGATGGTAACCCTGCTACAGATGTAGGGGACATAATTACGATAAATTCTACAGACGGCTCAACTATAGGCAACCTTGTAGTGGATTTGGGAAATGATGAACTTCACTTAGGTAGTGATTTAGAGGTTACTCGATTTGTTTATCGACATGGTGGAGTCAATCTTGGAACTCATAATCTTAAAGTAGACATTCTGGATTTAAACACTGAATCTAATGGAGATAATGAGAGACTTCGTACCGGTAATTCAGAGTATTTGTTTGGACTTAATACCTCTGGAGCGCGTCAATATTTTTATACTGCAGGTAATGCGTCTGATGGAGGATTAAGTATTAAAGTGCCAAGAGTAACAAACCTTGGGGGTGCTGATGATACCCAAAATATAGGATTCGATCCTTCGTATGATAATTTCAATGATGAATATCAGAACCCTGATCTATTATGGTTCCCAATAGGTATTGCCGATAGATACACACCTGCTCTCATGTGGGTTGTAGATGATGCGGCTGTAACGTATTCCGGTGACGAATATGTGACTGTTCGACCTGTTGATGGTGAATTGAAAACAACAGACCTTTCTGGTGGTGATCTTCTTTCTTATTATTGGCGAGTAGGACACGAGGGATTTGATGGGGGTATACCTACAGTATCTTGGTTATTTCAATATGATCAGGATGACGTTGTAGGTACCGAGTCAAATTATGTTCCTGGTAAGGTACTAGATGGTGACACATATCAAAGGTCCTACGATGGAACCACTCAGGCTGTTAAAGAGGCCGGAAATAGTGGGAATGGAAGTGCAAATGATGGTACCGAAAACAATAATCTACAAGGTAATGCACCTGGTAATGTTATTGTGTTTAACGGATTAAACACGGGAACAACGCTACCATTACCCGGTAATGTTGCAGATGACAATATTGATACTGGAACTGGGGATGAAATATTTCAAGGTTTTAATGTTGATGATAACTGGGATCCACAATTTCCAAATGTTGGTTTTTCGCTAGAAAATGCAAATTACACAGCAGGTGCCGCAGCAAGATTTATAGGTGCACCTCAAATATTTTACTCTAGAAATACATCTCAAGCGAACTGGACTAGTACGAGTGCATGGTCTTTAACAAGAGACGGTGGTGCAGCTGGGGACTATCCTCGAGATGGTGATATAGCAATATTAACTAGAGATAATGGTGGAGCAGGAGATCCTACAACCTATGGAGCGGGAGTTTTCTCAATCAATAATGGAACAGGTCCTGTAAATATAGCACAGTTAGTTTTCGATGATTATGATCCGGTTAATAACAATTTTATTAGTGGTTGTCCAAGAGTCATTTTTGACACCAACGGAAGTTATGCGGCATATAATTCTAATTTTGGAACTGTAGTTGTAACTGATAGGCATATAGATGGAGGTAATCCTCAAACCACGCATGGCTCTGTAATTCAATACAATATTAATTCTAGTTACACTGGTATATTTCCAGGGGGTGACTTTGGAGATTTTAATGATGATGAAAATGCGCTTGTAATTTATGCTTGGGATGGTGGTACAGGAACTGCTACGCTTTCGGCAAGTGCCACAGAATATCCTTTACTTTGGTTTGCTGGAGGAAATTCAACGAATAGAATTGTTCAATTCCCAGATGTGGATGTTACTGTTAATGGCAGGGCTAATTTAAATGGTGACATGTTAATTAGGGTAAATAATGATGCCTCAAGAACTCTGACATTCAAAAATAACGTTGAAATTGGTTCAGGCTGTTGTGGTTCAGGTTTCTTTGAATTCGAAGGAAGCTCTACAGGTGATCAGACAGTTGTGATCGAAGGTGACCTGAGCTTTAATAGCACCAATGGTGGGCAACTAAGATTGGTAAATAATAGCTTGTCCAATGACCATAGACTAATTGTAGAAGGTAACATAACCGTTCCATCGACTGGAACAATGAACTTGGGCAATGGTACTAATTCTGTCATCGATCTTGAACTTCGAGGAGAAGGTAACAATACTTTTACAAATAGTGGTTCGGTGACTTTGCATCGAATGATTGTGAATAAAGGAACTGATAAGTCTAATAGTTTTTCTTTTAATGATTCATTTACTATTAACGGTTCAACTAATGGAGCAACCAAAGCCATTGAGATTCAAAATGGAACACTTGTATTTAATGATGCTGTTATTAATGTTAATTTGACAACAGGAGGTGATGATTTTAATATACCTTCAACAGGAGGCTTACAAATAACACAAGGTACAGCAAATGTTAGTGGTGACGATTCAGGTATTTATTTGGATGGTTGTTTGATTGTTGATGGCGGTACTCTGGATATGGACGATGCTGTTGGTAATGGGAATAATTACATAGAATATTCAGCGTCAGGGAATGCTATTTTAGAAATATCTTCAGGTTCTTTAAATGTAGGTTCACAAATTAGACCAATTACTACTGCAAATACAGGAGTTTTAAAATACCGTCAAACTGGTGGTGATGTAAGAATAGGTACACAAGCTGGCCCAACCAATAATAGAGGTATGTTACAGATTTATAATGCAGGAAGTGAATTTACATACACAGGGGGAACGTTGGCTATTGAAAGGCATCAGGATTCACCTTCTATAGCAGCTTTATATCTTGATCCGGATGAATCTGATGTCACAGGTACGATCAACATTTTTAACGCAAATACACCTGCAGGACAGACCAATTTTGGAATTAATTCTACCATCACACTAGCCGATTTAAATATTAATGGCAATAGTGGTAACAGTCCAACTGCTAGATTAAGAGTTAATCCGTTAACTGTTGGAGGAAGTTTTACAATAAATAGCGGATCTACATTCAATGCCGCGGGAATAGATTTAAATTTAGAAGATAACTTTATAAATGATGGTACATTTACAGCGTCAGCGAATACTACTTCTTTTACTAGTACTACGACTCAATCTATAAGTGGTAGCAGTAATACAACCTTCTTCAACTTTACAAAAGTAAATGCTGGTTCATTGGATGTTGATGCATCAATTATTGTGGATGGATTTTTCATTCATAGCGAGGGAACAATTAATAGTGGGACAAATACTATAGATCTCAATGGAAACGCAGTGTTGGAAGGAGGTCATACAAGTGCTGGCGGTGAAGGTATCAAGTTCTCCGGCTCTGCTTTACAACAATTATTTAGGTCAACAGCAGGCACAAGTGAAGTAGGTATTATTACCGTTGAAAATTCAAATGGAGTTGAAATTCCACCAGGTAACGGTTATAACTTTAATATAAATGGTGGTCTAAGACTAAATGGTGGTGTTTTTGATATTGGTGGAAGTAATATTCTTTTTGGGGCTTCAGCTGATATTACACCAGTACAGCCATTTTCTGTTTCAAACATGATTAGAACAAATAGTTCATTTGCTGATAAAGGAGTAGGAAAGGTGTTTGCCGCTAGTTCTTCTAGTGATTTCACTTATCCACTTGGTCAGACTTTTTATACACCAACATTCATTGATTTTGGCACATCTGGTGCATCAGGGGGGACAATATTTGTGAGTCCGGCAAATGAGTATCATCCAACTATTGATGATGGCAATGATTTGACAGCTAGTGGAGATATTAACAATGTACTTCAATATTATTGGACGTTAACCGCCACAGGTTTTGGCTCAGGTGATTTTGCCGCTGATGTAGATTTTACTTACAATGATGCATTAGTTTTAGCTGCAGATGGAGCAGAATCAGATTACATTGCGGCTAGAATATTGGCTTTCAATAACCCAACGAATGAAATAAATAAGTTTACAACTGCTGAGGTAGACGAAGCATTGAATACCATTTCTTTTACGTTTAGTGGTGATAATGCCAATGGTATTTCAGGTGATTACTTTGCTGGTATCGATTTAGCTATTCCAAATAACGTTGCGACATACACTGTAGATACAAATGGTAACTATAATGCCGATGTATATGATGTTGCCGTGCCAGGAGGTGGAGCACCTACAGGTTCTGTGGTTATTATACCAAGTGGTTTTACCCTTACTGTCAATCAAGACAATACTAGTTTTTACAGAACTGAAATTCAGGCAGGTGGAGTTTTAGAGATAGCTGATGGTACTTCTAATCATAGGCTTGGTATTCTAGACGGTACCGGTGATTTAAGGATAATTAGCAATGGTATTAGTGCTGATTTGCCAGCCTTTTCAGGAAACTTCTTAAGCTGTTCGGGTGGTGGATTAGAATATGCAGGAACGGGTAGTTATCCTATTTTAGGAGGAGTAACAGAAATTAGAAATCTGACGCTAAGTGGTTCTGGAGATAGAGATTTTCCTAATAATAATATGGATATTTGTGAAAGTCTTCTTATAAATGGTCCAACCGTTAATCTTTCTGATGGCAGGACACTTTCAGTAAATCAGGATATTGTAATTAATGGCGGAATACTAAATACTGGTACGTCAATAATAAATGTTGCAGGAGATGTAACGATATTAGGAGGTGCTTTTGATGAGGAAAATGGTGGGTCAATTACTATTGAAGGAGACTTGACAATACAAGGAGGAACTTATATATCGGGAACTTCGGGAAATCTTTTCCTAGAAGGTGACTTTATTTACATTTCAGGAATCTACAACTCTGGGTCAGGTACTAACAGAGTACGTATGGCAGGAAGTACAGCCCAAAATATTAGTGGAGATTTTACTGGAGCTAGTTCGATATATAGACTTCAAGTAAATAATTCTGCAGGGATAAATATTCAAAGTGGATCAGTTGAAATTAGTAATCTTTTGATTTTATCCAATGGAATAATAGTAACCAATGGCAACTCACTCTTAATTAATTCCACTGGTGGCATTGCTCCTAGTATTGGTAGGTTAAATTCTTATATTAATGGAAGGTTGTCTATTGTAGTTAATGGCTCAGAAGATTTTCCAATAGGAAGCTCTACACAGTGGCGTCCAATTTCAGTTAACTCGGCTTCGGTCGGAGGGCTAACTTGGGAAGCAGAATACTTTCAAAGAAATCCAACGGCTGACCCGTTAGTGGATAATCTTACTCCTACAAATTCTAGTATTCAAACGATAAGCTCTGGTGAATATTGGAAAATATCTGATGGTAATGTGGCTGCATCTGGTGTGACTGCTAGAGTTGGATTAAGCTGGGGGGCTGCAAGTGATGTGTCAACAGTGTTAGCAGAAAGAGAAGAGTTAGAAGTGATGATCTGGAATGATGCATTAAGCTCTTGGGATAATCTAGATGGCACAAGTTTCTCATCAGGTCATACACAATCTGAAGGTAGGTTTGTAGCTGTAAGCAACAATAGTTTCAGCGAGCAAATTTTTACCCTTGGTTCTACAACAGCGAATAATCCACTTCCAGTTACGCTAGTTTCTTTTGACGGAATGTTAACTGATGAATCTGTGCTATTGAAATGGAAGACTTCAACTGAAATAAATAATGACTATTTTGAACTTCAAAGATCAGCTAATGGCTTAGATTATGAAACTTTAGCTGTTATTCAAGGGAATGGTAATTCTACTAGACTAATAGAATATACTTATAGTGATGTGAAGCCGATGGCAGGCAATAATTATTACAGACTAAAACAGGTAGATTTTGATGGTAAGGTAACTATTGACCATAGAGTAGTATTGGTAGAATATATTCCGCAAAATTTCACGTTGTTATTTAATGTTTACCCTAATCCTACTTCGGAGAATAATATCAATGTTCGAGTAACTGCAAATCAAGATGTCCCTGTAAGGTTAGAATTGTTTGATTTATTTGGTAAGAAAGTATTTAGTAATGAGTATAGTTCTTCTGAGCTTTATGATGATATAAAGGTTCAACCTACAGAACAGCTTAATCAGGGAATTTATATCATTAGATTAGAACAACTAGATAAATCAATTACTAAGAGATTGATTATTACAAAATAG